One window from the genome of Acanthochromis polyacanthus isolate Apoly-LR-REF ecotype Palm Island chromosome 21, KAUST_Apoly_ChrSc, whole genome shotgun sequence encodes:
- the hirip3 gene encoding HIRA-interacting protein 3 has protein sequence MMHHAGIRRQTETAQSEIMVVSGDSIHPKVRVRSTPPRDRPQDDDSSGSELETKNTQKKRKREKENDEKKSEKEVESRAKKSRINHSSSSSELEEKEDCKTGSEQSDDEEESQSGDAEQEVDKSQPKTNGKRKRQINSDDSSDEKDTKSGKTGGDGPKEMTKKKENTKKNGKTKSSKTSEGKNTPQSDEENETDSDSKSERSDKIDEKEKASAEKKNNDTDSDSSSRPSLDDEREEEEKKKRR, from the exons ATGATGCACCACGCGGGAATCCGCCGTCAAACAGAAACAGCGCAGAGTGAAATTATGGTGGTGTCAGGAGACAGCATACATCCGAAGGTTCGTGTGCGGTCAACTCCGCCAAGAGACAGACCTCAG GACGACGACAGCAGTGGAAGTGAGTTGGAGACCAAGAACacccagaaaaaaagaaagagagaaaaggaaaatgatGAGAAGAAAAGTGAGAAAGAAGTTGAATCAAGAGCAAAAAAATCCCGAATCAATCATTCAAGCTCATCATCAG AAttggaggagaaagaggactGCAAAACGGGAAGTGAACAAagtgatgatgaagaggaaagtCAGTCTGGCGATGCAGAGCAAGAGGTGGACAAGTCACAGCCAAAGACAAATGGAAAACGTAAACGGCAGATAAACAGTGACGACTCTTCAGATGAAAAAGATACTAAATCAGGAAAAACAGGTGGTGACGGCCCGAAGGAAATGacgaaaaagaaagaaaacactaaaaagaatggaaagacaaaaagcagcaaGACAAGTGAAGGAAAGAATACCCCACAGAGTGATGAAGAGAATGAGACTGACTCGGACAGCAAGTCAGAAAGAAGTGACAAAATCGATGAAA AGGAAAAAGCCTCAGCGGAAAAGAAGAACAATGACACAGACTCCGATTCATCGTCCCGTCCTTCTTTGGATGATGaacgggaggaggaggagaagaagaagagaagatga
- the kctd13 gene encoding BTB/POZ domain-containing adapter for CUL3-mediated RhoA degradation protein 1 translates to MSAEASVGSHAADSAQSAVSQPACHNTDEHRNQGLLGSKYVKLNVGGSLHYTTVQTLSKEDSLLRSICNGGTDATIDSEGWVVLDRCGRHFGLVLNFLRDGSVPLPEDHRELDEVLKEAQYYRVQGLVQHCLSAMQKQKDVFESVCRIPMITSAKEEQRMIATCRKPVVKLQNNRGNNKYSYTSNSDDNLLKNIELFDKLVLRFNGRVLFVKDVLGDEICCWSFYGEGRKIAEVCCTSIVYATEKKQTKVEFPEARIFEETLNILIYENGRGSGPGSLHLLDSRGSGSSLGAGQSEEEGAVGGDRRVRRIHVRRHIMHDERGHGQQTVYKD, encoded by the exons ATGTCTGCTGAGGCTTCAGTTGGCAGTCATGCTGCCGACTCAGCTCAGTCCGCTGTTTCCCAGCCTGCCTGCCACAACACTGATGAGCACAGAAATCAAGGTCTGCTGGGCAGCAAGTATGTCAAGTTAAATGTCGGGGGGTCGCTGCATTACACAACCGTCCAGACATTAAGCAAGGAAGACAGTCTGCTGCGAAGCATATGCAATGGAGGAACAGATGCCACAATAGACTCAGAAG GCTGGGTGGTTCTGGATAGGTGTGGCCGACATTTTGGGTTGGTTTTGAACTTCCTGCGAGATGGCTCAGTGCCACTTCCAGAAGATCACAGAGAACTAGATGAGGTTCTGAAAGAAGCCCAGTACTATCGGGTCCAGGGACTTGTTCAGCACTGCCTCAGTGCCATGCAG AAACAAAAGGATGTCTTTGAAAGTGTATGTCGCATCCCCATGATCACTTCAGCCAAAGAAGAACAGAGGATGATTGCTACTTGTAGAAAG CCAGTAGTAAAGTTGCAGAACAACAGAGGTAACAACAAATACTCTTACACCAG CAACTCTGATGACAACCTGCTGAAGAACATTGAACTGTTCGACAAACTTGTCCTACGATTTAATGGCCGCGTCCTGTTTGTGAAAGACGTGCTTGGGGACGAGATCTGCTGTTGGTCTTTCTATGGTGAAGGCCGCAAGATCGCTGAAGTATGCTGCACTTCCATTGTCTATGCTACAGAGAAGAAGCAGACCAAA gttgagtTTCCTGAAGCTCGAATATTTGAAGAAACCCTCAATATCCTCATCTatgagaatggcagaggatctgGTCCAGGAAGCTTACACCTTTTAGACTCAAGAGGCTCAGGTTCATCACTGGGAGCTGGTCAGTCAGAGGAGGAGGGTGCCGTGGGAGGAGACAGACGAGTACGACGGATCCACGTCAGGAGGCATATAATGCACGATGAAAGAGGCCACGGTCAGCAAACTGTGTATAAGGACTAA